GCTGACCGAGGGCGCCTGATACAGACCGCTGCTGGAAATCGTACCCCTTGAGGCCGACCAGGTCACGGCAACGTTGGAGCTGTTCGCCACCGCGGCGGTAAACTGTAGCGTTCCTGACGATGAAACCGACGTGACGGCGGGGCTGACAGTCACATTAATAGATCCGACAGTATTGACGGTAATCTGAAACGATTGCGACCCCTCGGAGTTCTTAGAATCCGCGACTCCGACGGCGAAGTTATAGACTCCGCTCTTGCCGGGAGTTCCAGAGATCGTTCCCCCATTTGGGCTCAGAGTGAGGCCCGTGGGAAGCGACCCTGACGTGAGTCTGAAAGCGTAAGGCGCAGTTCCGCCGATCACGCTGATGGTTCCGTTGTACGGTAGGCCCATGGTGGCAGAAGAAAGCCGGCCGGAGAGGTGCGGAGTCGTGGTGTCTCCCGAGCCGGCGGCGGAAACTCCGGCACAGCCGGTCAACCATGTAACGCACAGTAGAAGGGCGGCCAGGCCAACGAATGAAAGAACGTTGGAGTAGCGCTGATTCCGAACTGGGGGACGTGCGTCGGACCTCATTGTTGTCTTACCTCGAATGGGGGTTCAAGTGGACGCTGCAAATGCACAACGTCCTGAGGTAGACAGTAGACAGGCCGGGCTGCTGCGGACAGATACCCGACGGCCAATTGGCGGCCGGGTAAAAGTACATGCATGCGCCGAAACCCAGAGGCTAATTGCGTGCAGAGGGTAACATGACTGGTCTAATGTGGTTGGTAACGTGCCGGTAACCGGGACGCGAAGTGGGTAAGCGGAGAAATTTGCGGCGGAGAAAGGCTCAGCGGAGCTGGGCTAACGCAGAAAAGTCAGCGGCGCACAACGCGCACCGGCAACTCCGTGCGAGAAGCGATGGCGGCTGAGGGGGCTTCTTTTCTGGAGGCGACGACGGGATCCAGCTTCGCGGCCGGGTCGGTCTTGTCCGCCGATCCATGACTCGCCGATCCATGATTCGCCGACCCATGATTCGCCGATCCATGATTGTGCGATGCGTGATTCGCGGATGCATGATCCGCGGATGCATGATTGCCGAGGGCATAAAGAACAACTTCAACCCGGCTGGAAACTCCCAGCTTGTCGAAGATGCGGAACAGGTAATTCTTGACAGTGTGTTCCCTGAGATTCAGGCGCTGTGCGATTTCGCGGTTGCTGAGTCCCTCCGCCACGCAGCGCACGACATCGATTTCCCGCGCCGACAGAAGCGCATCCCCGCTGGCGCTGAGGAATTTCATGGGAACGGGTTCTGACATCGCTTCCAGGAGGTATTGCAGTTCAGTGCTGTTGGCCCAGATCTGGCCCTCGTGGACACAGCGAATGGACTTGGCCAGCAACTTGAGCGACTCGGTGCGGCAGAAAACGCCGCGCGCTCCGGCGCGGAAAGCTTCGATCACGGGCGTACGCTCGGAAGAGTCCAAGAGCATAATGACCCGGGTGCCGGGCGAAACGTTGCAAACCTCCCGGCTCAGTGTAAAGCCGCCGCGCGCGTCCATTCCCTGGCGCGCGCTGATCAGCGCAATATGGGAGCGCTCGCGCTTGAGCACGGAGAGGATTTCGGCATCTTTCGACACCGGGCTGGCCACATTGAACTGCCCGTCGCGGCCCAGCGTCTCCACCAGCAACTGGGTGTTCATGGACGTGTTATCGGCGGCGAGGACGCGAATCCGATCTTGTTGAGGAAAGCTGGTCAATTGCGCCATGATGGGAGAGCCTGGAGTAAGAAAACGTTTAGGAGTCCTTCGTTCGTCAGTATCACGATTGCGGTAAACAACGGTTTTAGCAAGATGTTGAGGGGGACTGGATAGCAAACCTAAGTCATCAGCCGTTAGTCTCTGATCCGACTTAATTCGTCCCTTTTCCGAGACGAAGCGTCTAGAGAGAAGGTATTAGGGCGCTGGCACCCGGTAAATGGCACTTTAGGGCTATTGTTCAAAGGGTTATCCCCGCCCCGTATATTAGCAGTTGGTGCATTTCGGGGCCACGGGAAAGACGAACGTATGCAAAATTCTTCACGGAGTCGATCCTCTCATTGACACTTTTTTTGCCCTGTACTACCGTACGGTGAGTTGACGTGTAGATTGAGCTGGAAACTCTACCCCCCTACAACTCCCTCGTAGTATCGCTGCTAAAAAGCAGCTCAAACGGAATAGCACCTCGGCGAACACAGGTTGGATATCCCATGCCCAGATTCGATGATTCTTCTAGCCAAGACCACTCGGGAATGAAACCCCGGCGACATGTTCCTTATTATCTCGCGCTGGCCGCTTTGCTGGCTGCGTCTGCGGCCGTGCTATTGTCGCGGCCGGCAGTGGTGCACGGTTCAGCGCTGGCCACAGACCCCGGTCCGCGCCCGCTGCCCGCCGACGCCGGCAACTTCTACTCGAATCTGACGGCGAATCAGAACGCGATCACCACGCGGCTGACCCAGATTTTTACTGAGGTCAACTTTGTCGCGGGTGGACCGCTGGTCAAGACGGTAGGCCTGGGGCCACGCTTCAATTCCAATTCCTGCAATAGCTGCCACGCGTATCCGGCAGTGGGCGGTTCGAGTCCGCCGAACAATCCGCTGTTCAACATCTACCAGTTGCAGGGCGCGACCAATACCATGCCTTATTTCATTACGCCTACGGGGCCGGTGATTGTCGCGCGCTTCCCATACAAGTCAGACCTGGTGAGCCCGGACGGCGGCGTGCACCAGATGTTTACGATCTCCAATCGTACCGATGCGCCGGGATGCACGACAGAAGTCCAGCCGAATTTCACGCAGGCGCAGCAGCAGAACAACATCATTTTCCGGCAGGTCACTCCAACGTTTGGAA
Above is a window of Candidatus Sulfotelmatobacter sp. DNA encoding:
- a CDS encoding Ig domain-containing protein, which codes for MRSDARPPVRNQRYSNVLSFVGLAALLLCVTWLTGCAGVSAAGSGDTTTPHLSGRLSSATMGLPYNGTISVIGGTAPYAFRLTSGSLPTGLTLSPNGGTISGTPGKSGVYNFAVGVADSKNSEGSQSFQITVNTVGSINVTVSPAVTSVSSSGTLQFTAAVANSSNVAVTWSASRGTISSSGLYQAPSVS
- a CDS encoding LuxR C-terminal-related transcriptional regulator; amino-acid sequence: MAQLTSFPQQDRIRVLAADNTSMNTQLLVETLGRDGQFNVASPVSKDAEILSVLKRERSHIALISARQGMDARGGFTLSREVCNVSPGTRVIMLLDSSERTPVIEAFRAGARGVFCRTESLKLLAKSIRCVHEGQIWANSTELQYLLEAMSEPVPMKFLSASGDALLSAREIDVVRCVAEGLSNREIAQRLNLREHTVKNYLFRIFDKLGVSSRVEVVLYALGNHASADHASANHASHNHGSANHGSANHGSASHGSADKTDPAAKLDPVVASRKEAPSAAIASRTELPVRVVRR